CCCTAATATCACAGCCTGCAGCTGTGTCCTCTCTGTCCCCAGTGGAACTAGGTACCAGCTTGGCATGGGATAACGTAACCTACGTGGGGCGCAGAGAGGTGCCTGCTAGGGTCAAGGTGGTGCCTTTCTAAAGGGCTTCTCTGTGCTGTCTTGTTCCTGGCCCAGACCCAGCCTGTGGTAGAGAGCCTGGGGCATGAGGGAGCCCGTCTGCAGCGAGTGGAGGTGACCTGGCGGGGATCCCACCCTGAGGCTTTGGAGGTGCATGTTGGTAAGGTTCAAACCTAGACCGGTGTTCCTTCCAAAGGTGGCTCCCCTGTCACAAGGGGTTCTCCTGGCAAATGAACCCTTGAGGATTGGTATTTCCATTTCCTCAGTTCCTGGGGTTCCTTGATCCATCTCCCTGGGTTCCATGGTCCATCTGCCTGAGTTCTATGGTCCCTCTCCCAGGGTTCCATAGTCCATCTCCCTGAGTTCTATCCCTCTCCCAGGGTTCCCTGGTCCCTCTCCCAGAGTTCCATGGTCCACTTCCCTTAGTTTCATGgaccatctccctgagttctgTAGTCCCTCTCCCAGAGTTCCATGGTCCCTCTCCCAGGGATTTCATGGTCCCTTTCCCAGGGTTCCATGGTCCCTCTCCCTGAGTTCCATGGTCCCTCTCCCAGGGTTCCATGGTCCCTCTCCCAGGGTTTCATGGTCCCTTTCCCAGGGTTCCATGGTCCCTCTCCCTGAGTTCCATGGTCCCTCTCCCAGGGTTCCATGGTCCCTCTCCCTGAGTTCCATggtccatctcccagagttcaatgGTCCCTCTTCCAGGGTTCCATGGTCCATCTCCCAGGGTTCCGTGGTCTTCCTCCCTGAGTTCCATGATCCATCTCCCAGGGTTCCATGGTCTATCTCCCTGGGTTCCATGGTCCATCTCCCAGGGTTCCATGGGCCATCTCCCAGGGTTCCATGGTCCCTCTCCCAGGGTTCCATGGTCCCTCTCCCAGGGTTCCATGGTCCATCTCCCAGGGTTCCACGGTCCATCTCCCTGTGTTCCATGGCCCATCTCCCAGGGTTCCGTAGTCTTCCTCCCTGAGTTCCATGATCCATCTCCCTGAGTTCTATGGTCCATCTTTCTGGGTTCCATGGTCCATCTCCCTGGGTTCCATGGTCCATCTTTCAGGGTTCTGATTTATTCCAAGACCCCATGGCCCATTGCCTCAGGTCCTGGCCCCCTGTTCACTCTCCATGGCTACTGTCACCTCTTGGCTAAGACCTGGAGGCTACTGAAAGTGACTTGTTCTCTCAGACCCTGTAGGCCCCTTGGACAAGGTAAGGAAGGCCAAGATTCGAGTCAAGACCAGCAGCAAGGCAAAGGTGGAGTCCGATGAGCTGCAGGACAATGACTTCCTCAGCTGCATGTCCCGGTGGGTGGCAGAACCCTGGGGATGGTGGCGGGGTGGGGCCTGAGGGAGGAGGCTGTCTGGTCCCACCGCGGCCCCTGAACATGCCTGCTGGGCGGGGCAGGCGCTCGGGGCTTCCTCGTTGGATCCTGGCCTGCTGCCTCTTCCTGTCCGTGCTGGTGATGCTGTGGCTGAGCTGCTCCACCCTGGTGACTGCGCCTGGCCAGCACCTTAAGTTCCAGGTGGGCAGGGCCCACGGGCAAAGAGGGGAAGAAAACTGTTCCACATCTGGATGGGGCCACCCCTTTCCCATGGAGACAGGGACCCCTGACTTGCTATGTGACATTAGGCAAGTTTCTTCACTCTCATGAAATGAGAGGAACGACTCCCACCCTTAGTAGGGGCAACCTGAGATTTGGGGTGGGAAGGAGCCTTGCCAGGGTGGGGACTCAtggccctctctctctcttctttcccctaCAGCCCCTGACTCTGGAGCAGCACAAGGGTTATATGGTGGAGCCAGAGTGGTCCCTGTACCCTCCCCCGTCGCACGCCTATGCAGACAGCCCCCCACCCTACAAGCTGAAACTGGACCTGACCAAGCTGTAGGCCTCCACTGCCAAGTTCAGGGGTCCCGGGGGTCTCACTTGCCCTGTGCCTACCGTCCAGGTCAAGGTGGGACCATCCTtgggctcctccctcccccaaattCTTCTCTCTCCAGCCCCGCCCCTCATCTCTTGGATCCTGGGGGTGCTGTGCCCCTCCTGGGGGGCAGGATCTACCTTGGTTCCTCCCTGTCCCCCTTCCCCAGACCGTGTGTTATTTTGTCTTCTATTCTGTAGCTTCTTGAGTATTTGAACCCCAGTTCTGTgctgccttcctccttcctcctctctcccctctctgggGGGCTGAGGCCACAGGGGAGCCACTTTGTGCTAAGGCTcccccttttctccccaccccacctctggaGACAGTGCCCCGTGAGAGGAGGTCCCCCCAAGAGAAGGGGCGGTGGGTAGCTCCATGCTGGGAGGGTGAATGAGGCTGGTGTTGCAACATCGGGGTCAGAAGGAATAAACCATGTATATAAAGCCATCTTGGACTGAGCTTACTGCTATTGGTCTTTCTGTCTGCCTCCTGGGGGGAGACTTGAGTGTGGCCATGACtcctgcccaccaggcccttcctgAGATGTGGGACCCCAGGAACTCCCCATGGCTTGAGTGGTGCGAACCAGCTGCCACCTGAAAGCAACCAGCACACATCATACTCCTAGCTAGGGGTGACTCTGGCAAAGTGGCTCCTGCCACCTGCCTGGCCCGGGTGGGTCAGTGCCCTTTCCTGGGCCTCCGTATTGTTCCTGTGAAATGGACAGGGCACATCTCAAAGAGGACATTTGTTAATTTTGTCACCAGCTGGCTTCCATCCCCCTTTCTTTtggggatggagctctgtcccatTGGAGGCAGTCTTAGGGCCCTGTCCACAGGTTCTCCccacttccctacccagggggtCCAGCTTTGGTTAGCTGGCATTCTTTCCCTGCACTCTGCATTCAAGAGgagtccttgcctgggaaatcccgtggacagaggaacctggcaggctatagtccatggggtcacaaagagttggatacaacttagtgacaacACAagtgcaacagtgaa
The DNA window shown above is from Bos indicus x Bos taurus breed Angus x Brahman F1 hybrid chromosome 7, Bos_hybrid_MaternalHap_v2.0, whole genome shotgun sequence and carries:
- the TMEM59L gene encoding transmembrane protein 59-like isoform X2, which gives rise to MDSVALMPLLLLLLLQPPPATPAPPVRDPFALQLGDTQNCQLRCRDRYPKPQLAQEELGEDPIQSRRAKAYDRAVLTSACERGCRLFSICRFVARSSKPNATQAECEAACVEAYVKETEQQACSEGCWSQNPEPEPEPELEQKTQPVVESLGHEGARLQRVEVTWRGSHPEALEVHVDPVGPLDKVRKAKIRVKTSSKAKVESDELQDNDFLSCMSRRSGLPRWILACCLFLSVLVMLWLSCSTLVTAPGQHLKFQPLTLEQHKGYMVEPEWSLYPPPSHAYADSPPPYKLKLDLTKL